One genomic region from Saprospiraceae bacterium encodes:
- a CDS encoding alpha-amylase produces MIEPGAAELTDPNTTLYRGDNTIVDIEYVWASHQIEIRQIYDTLYNDHPYQTACWHLLYQSISKAFSSRAAALNKKDKLKAQSKGWHLSNNLAGISLYVDRFNKDIKGICSKLDYLQHLGINVLHLMPIFQSPPAESDGGYAVSDFRKVDPRFGTSADLELLIEEMNKRGMYLMLDIVLNHTSHHHEWALKAKKGESKYQEYYYMYEDRTIPDKMDQTMPEIFPESSPGSFTYIKECNQWVMTVFHSYQWDLNFKNPRVLVEMLDHILYYANLGVDILRIDAPAFIWKEIGTNCQNLPQAHEILRLIKHCVQIATPGMTLLGEAIVAPKEIMKYFGEGAYSARECDFAYNATLMALQWDALATGKTQIMRNAQLQLSSKPLGASWISYTRCHDDIGLGFSDEDISKSGFDPYLHRKFLQEYYAGSYADSPAAGALFSVNPRTNDARISGTLASLCGLEKAFDANDTIAIQRSIDKILLMQAHSFFIGGLPMLFYGDEVGYTNDYGYLADLSKSYDNRWMHRPVIDWLKNDRIHKIGTIESNLYYGTRHLLSIRQKFTSFADLNNIIWLPNENIHLSAFLRYEQDQKIFCLFNFSAHALYLSWYIFKEHAEEGEVLFDHWGGEAMVIGPDQEWFKISAYGMMIAEVK; encoded by the coding sequence ATGATTGAGCCAGGCGCCGCAGAGTTGACAGACCCAAATACTACCTTGTATCGAGGCGATAATACTATTGTAGATATTGAATACGTGTGGGCTTCCCACCAGATAGAGATCAGGCAGATTTATGATACTTTGTATAATGATCATCCATACCAAACAGCGTGTTGGCATCTGTTGTATCAAAGTATATCTAAGGCATTTTCTTCCAGAGCGGCTGCATTGAATAAAAAGGACAAACTCAAAGCCCAATCCAAGGGATGGCACCTTTCTAATAACCTAGCAGGGATAAGCCTTTACGTAGATCGTTTTAACAAGGATATTAAAGGTATATGCAGCAAGCTGGACTACCTACAGCACCTTGGCATCAATGTGTTGCACCTGATGCCAATATTCCAGAGTCCGCCTGCTGAAAGTGATGGAGGTTATGCTGTATCTGATTTTAGAAAAGTTGATCCCCGGTTTGGAACATCTGCAGACCTGGAGTTATTAATTGAGGAGATGAATAAAAGAGGTATGTACCTCATGTTGGATATAGTGCTTAATCATACTTCTCACCATCACGAGTGGGCTCTAAAGGCCAAAAAGGGCGAATCGAAGTATCAGGAATATTATTACATGTATGAGGATAGAACGATTCCCGATAAGATGGATCAGACGATGCCGGAAATTTTTCCGGAGAGTTCTCCCGGCAGTTTTACCTATATAAAAGAGTGCAATCAATGGGTGATGACTGTATTTCACAGTTATCAATGGGACCTTAATTTTAAAAATCCCAGGGTATTGGTAGAAATGCTTGATCATATACTATACTATGCCAACCTTGGAGTAGATATACTACGTATAGACGCGCCGGCATTTATCTGGAAAGAAATCGGCACCAACTGTCAAAATCTGCCTCAGGCACATGAGATACTCCGACTGATAAAGCACTGTGTACAGATCGCCACTCCGGGCATGACCTTGCTGGGAGAAGCTATTGTAGCGCCTAAGGAAATCATGAAGTATTTTGGAGAGGGTGCTTATTCGGCCCGGGAATGTGATTTTGCCTACAATGCGACTTTGATGGCTTTGCAGTGGGATGCTTTGGCGACGGGCAAAACGCAGATCATGCGCAATGCCCAGTTGCAATTGTCCTCCAAACCCCTGGGTGCTTCCTGGATTTCTTATACCCGATGTCACGATGATATTGGACTCGGTTTTTCAGATGAGGACATCAGCAAGTCAGGTTTTGATCCATATCTGCATCGAAAGTTCTTACAAGAGTATTATGCTGGGTCATATGCGGATTCACCTGCAGCAGGAGCCTTGTTTTCTGTCAATCCCCGTACCAATGATGCTCGCATAAGTGGTACACTCGCTTCCCTCTGTGGCCTGGAGAAAGCATTTGATGCCAATGACACCATAGCCATTCAAAGGTCTATAGACAAAATCCTGCTGATGCAAGCCCATAGCTTTTTTATAGGCGGTCTGCCCATGTTGTTTTACGGAGACGAGGTAGGTTATACTAATGATTATGGTTATCTCGCTGATCTGTCAAAGTCTTACGATAACCGATGGATGCATAGACCAGTGATTGATTGGTTAAAAAATGATCGAATCCATAAGATCGGTACCATCGAATCCAATCTCTATTATGGTACAAGACATTTATTATCCATCAGGCAAAAATTTACCTCTTTTGCTGACCTCAATAATATAATCTGGCTACCAAACGAAAATATTCATTTATCTGCCTTCTTAAGGTATGAGCAAGATCAAAAAATCTTTTGTTTGTTCAATTTTAGTGCACATGCCTTGTATCTGAGCTGGTATATTTTTAAAGAACATGCAGAAGAAGGCGAAGTCTTATTTGATCATTGGGGAGGAGAGGCGATGGTGATTGGGCCTGACCAGGAATGGTTCAAAATAAGTGCATACGGTATGATGATCGCCGAAGTGAAGTAA
- a CDS encoding amidohydrolase family protein has protein sequence MLNTNFSIFSLVLMVSLCQAQSNADKIMDFEKYDPPSTLVVPEHMLTKAKMPFIDVHSHHFRGVDKAYLQKLGKEMTEMNMQIIVNLSGGTGENLKNMVDSANRYLPGRFVVFANINIRSIDDADWAENTVKALENDVKNGAKGLKIYKSQGMDDKDSQGKRIKIDDPRIAPVWDACGRLGIPILIHSGDPAPFWQPADETNERWLELKTRGGRSRVGFEASWEQIMTEQMNIVKKHKNTTFIVAHMGWYPNNLDKLAELLEDKPNMYVEIGAVIAELGRQPRQAKAFFTKYQDRILFGKDSYVVSEFPTYFRVLETADEYFPYHKRYHAFWRMYGLDLSDEVLQKVYYKNALRLIPGLQKTGFPR, from the coding sequence ATGTTAAATACAAACTTTTCCATCTTTAGTTTGGTCTTGATGGTTTCGTTATGCCAGGCTCAATCCAATGCAGACAAAATCATGGATTTTGAAAAATATGATCCCCCATCTACTTTGGTCGTCCCCGAACATATGCTCACCAAAGCCAAGATGCCTTTTATAGATGTCCATAGCCACCACTTCAGAGGGGTAGACAAAGCATATCTCCAAAAATTGGGAAAAGAAATGACAGAAATGAATATGCAGATCATTGTCAATCTAAGTGGGGGCACAGGTGAAAATTTAAAAAATATGGTGGACAGTGCCAACCGATATCTGCCAGGCAGATTCGTAGTATTCGCCAATATCAATATCAGGAGTATCGATGATGCTGATTGGGCTGAAAACACAGTAAAGGCGCTGGAAAATGATGTAAAAAATGGTGCTAAAGGACTTAAGATCTATAAAAGCCAGGGCATGGATGACAAAGATAGTCAAGGCAAACGCATCAAAATAGATGATCCTCGTATAGCCCCGGTTTGGGATGCATGCGGTCGTCTGGGGATCCCGATCTTGATACACTCCGGTGATCCTGCTCCATTCTGGCAGCCTGCAGATGAGACCAATGAGAGATGGCTCGAGCTCAAAACCCGTGGAGGCCGTTCCAGAGTAGGTTTTGAAGCTAGTTGGGAACAAATCATGACGGAGCAAATGAACATAGTCAAAAAGCATAAAAACACGACTTTCATCGTAGCCCACATGGGCTGGTATCCCAATAATCTGGATAAACTCGCAGAACTGCTGGAGGATAAACCCAATATGTATGTTGAGATTGGGGCAGTGATTGCTGAACTAGGGCGTCAACCCCGACAAGCCAAAGCGTTTTTCACCAAATATCAGGATCGGATCTTATTTGGCAAGGATTCTTATGTGGTCAGTGAATTCCCTACTTATTTTAGAGTGCTTGAGACCGCAGATGAATATTTTCCTTATCACAAAAGATATCATGCCTTCTGGAGGATGTACGGATTGGATCTGTCTGATGAAGTGCTGCAAAAAGTGTACTATAAAAATGCTTTACGGTTGATACCAGGTCTTCAAAAAACCGGCTTTCCTAGGTAA
- the pdxH gene encoding pyridoxamine 5'-phosphate oxidase — translation MAIKKISHLRNSYEKGALLEKDVSEDPFVQFKKWFNLHLKSDVVEPTAMTLATASKTGRPSARTVLLKGFDLKDGFMFFTNYQSKKGTDLKENPYASLLFYWASTERQIRIEGKVKKVSRDISAKYFQSRPLPSQLGAWSSEQSKVIPNRAFLEQVKAGMESYFKNSKTLPLPPFWGGYMLVPTYFEFWQGRQDRLHDRISYRLHRKKWIMERLAP, via the coding sequence ATGGCAATTAAAAAAATTTCGCATCTAAGGAACTCGTATGAAAAAGGTGCCCTTCTGGAAAAAGATGTTTCTGAAGATCCATTTGTACAATTTAAAAAATGGTTTAATCTGCACCTCAAATCAGATGTGGTGGAGCCTACCGCCATGACTTTGGCCACTGCTTCCAAAACTGGCAGACCTTCAGCACGGACAGTCCTGCTCAAAGGATTTGATCTGAAGGATGGGTTTATGTTTTTTACCAACTACCAAAGTAAAAAGGGGACGGATCTCAAGGAAAACCCTTATGCTTCTTTATTGTTTTATTGGGCCTCGACAGAACGGCAGATCAGGATTGAGGGGAAGGTAAAAAAGGTAAGTAGGGATATTTCTGCCAAATATTTCCAGTCAAGACCACTTCCATCACAATTGGGTGCCTGGTCTTCTGAACAAAGCAAAGTCATCCCGAATCGGGCATTTTTGGAGCAGGTCAAAGCAGGCATGGAGTCATATTTTAAAAATAGCAAAACGCTACCCTTACCTCCTTTTTGGGGCGGGTATATGTTAGTGCCCACTTATTTTGAGTTTTGGCAGGGTCGCCAGGATCGCCTGCATGATAGGATCTCTTATAGACTGCATCGCAAAAAATGGATCATGGAGCGACTGGCACCTTAA
- a CDS encoding GDYXXLXY domain-containing protein: MNVKNWPLILFVLGSIFQWYILSGWISRSEQVISKGIYAKIPCRQVDPIDPFRGAYLTVNPDPAVFEFDDSLQYMQGQEIWVNYSCYTDDVCSYYSIQQIDQSPEMPVHLRCKISSVYPYRKDDASHSSFTGTIEYPISRFYFNEKLSDDITDRYNKALRDTTQKVLAGIYVTEDGRAILEGIWLGDTRLTQAQ, translated from the coding sequence ATGAATGTAAAAAACTGGCCCCTGATATTATTTGTCCTTGGCAGCATATTCCAATGGTATATCCTATCCGGTTGGATCTCAAGATCTGAACAAGTAATCAGCAAAGGCATCTATGCCAAAATACCTTGCAGGCAAGTCGACCCCATCGATCCATTTAGGGGAGCCTATCTAACAGTCAATCCAGACCCGGCTGTTTTTGAGTTCGATGATAGCCTTCAATACATGCAGGGACAAGAGATCTGGGTCAACTACTCTTGTTATACAGATGATGTGTGTTCTTATTACTCTATACAGCAGATCGATCAAAGTCCCGAGATGCCGGTACATCTCCGATGTAAGATATCCTCCGTCTATCCTTATCGCAAAGATGATGCAAGTCATAGCTCGTTCACCGGAACTATCGAATATCCTATCTCGAGATTTTATTTTAATGAAAAATTGTCTGATGATATCACCGACAGATATAATAAAGCTCTGCGGGATACTACTCAAAAGGTCCTGGCAGGCATCTATGTGACAGAAGATGGCCGTGCGATCTTAGAAGGTATATGGCTTGGCGATACCCGATTGACTCAAGCTCAATAG
- a CDS encoding nitroreductase has product MHSISTLIRQRRAIFPKSYLDKEISAELITEILENAHWAPTHKRTEPWRFKIFHSLKSRQNLADFIADDYKQHTNPDLFSEVKQNEISGKPLQSACTIAICMQRDPAQSLPEWEEIAAVACAVQNMWLTCTAYDIGSYWASPGFINRMGSYLDLADGEKCLGLFYMGHIDPSLQIPGLRSPLADKLRFMK; this is encoded by the coding sequence ATGCACAGCATCTCCACACTCATCAGACAACGAAGAGCTATTTTCCCAAAATCCTATCTTGATAAAGAAATATCAGCAGAGCTAATCACCGAAATACTGGAGAATGCGCACTGGGCTCCCACCCACAAACGCACTGAGCCCTGGCGATTTAAAATATTTCACTCCCTTAAGTCCAGGCAAAATCTTGCAGACTTTATAGCCGATGATTACAAGCAACATACTAATCCTGATCTGTTTTCAGAGGTAAAACAAAATGAAATCTCTGGAAAGCCGCTCCAATCTGCTTGCACCATCGCCATCTGCATGCAGCGTGATCCTGCACAATCCTTGCCGGAATGGGAAGAAATAGCCGCAGTGGCTTGTGCAGTACAAAATATGTGGCTCACTTGCACTGCTTATGATATAGGATCTTATTGGGCCTCTCCGGGATTTATTAATAGGATGGGCTCCTATTTGGACCTGGCAGATGGGGAGAAATGTCTTGGATTGTTTTATATGGGGCATATCGATCCCTCACTTCAGATTCCAGGATTGAGAAGTCCATTAGCCGATAAATTGAGATTTATGAAATGA
- a CDS encoding DUF2157 domain-containing protein produces the protein MKIDLEELVQAQVIDQEAATRITDYYQATRKADQKNHLIRLVSIIGVTMVGLGLLLIVAYNWDQMPKSIKLLFAILPLAGAQTSGLFTLTKKSTSITWKEVSSLAILFGVGIALALITQIYQLDYALSVYLKWWILLSLPLIYVFDSSVTSCAIWIGIAWYLSDSRWTDGSYHLGLTLGIILVAAVPYAWRLIKKQTPYAWTWHHWLVPLVLIQFLFTLNPLVCNKLTLIHLVILIMIYDSISETLFNGSLTLSHGYKVISFVGLTIMGFMMSFKFFWLGTEITRWRSCAATTHWIIPAVFAVLLIAVLVYKWSLRKDIKSHLIPGISILLVLLIASAEWLGSGGRIIANLLLLSGAGYMMYRGILTERLATLNLGVILLAIWVICRFFESDISFVWRGIIFIALGLLCFLLNFSLIRKKKS, from the coding sequence ATGAAGATAGATCTTGAGGAGCTCGTCCAAGCGCAAGTGATTGACCAGGAAGCTGCTACCAGGATTACTGACTATTATCAAGCTACCCGTAAAGCTGACCAAAAAAATCATCTCATCAGGTTGGTCTCCATCATCGGTGTGACTATGGTAGGTCTGGGCCTCTTATTGATTGTAGCTTATAACTGGGATCAGATGCCAAAGTCAATAAAACTTTTATTTGCCATACTGCCATTGGCCGGAGCACAAACCAGCGGACTCTTCACTTTAACTAAAAAGAGTACGAGTATTACATGGAAGGAGGTTTCTTCATTGGCCATTCTGTTTGGAGTGGGTATTGCATTGGCTTTGATCACCCAGATCTACCAATTGGACTATGCTCTATCAGTGTATTTGAAATGGTGGATCTTACTTAGTTTGCCGCTGATCTATGTGTTTGATTCGTCTGTGACTTCTTGTGCCATATGGATTGGCATAGCCTGGTATTTGAGTGATAGCCGGTGGACGGACGGTTCATATCATTTGGGTCTGACTCTTGGGATTATTTTAGTCGCAGCGGTCCCTTATGCCTGGAGGTTGATAAAAAAACAAACACCCTATGCCTGGACCTGGCACCACTGGTTAGTTCCTTTGGTATTGATACAGTTTCTTTTCACACTCAATCCTCTGGTATGCAATAAATTGACTTTGATCCACCTGGTCATTTTAATCATGATCTATGATTCGATCAGTGAGACTTTATTTAACGGTTCATTGACCTTGAGCCATGGATATAAGGTGATTTCATTTGTTGGGCTGACTATCATGGGTTTTATGATGTCATTTAAGTTTTTTTGGTTAGGAACGGAGATTACACGGTGGCGTAGTTGCGCAGCCACTACTCATTGGATCATACCGGCTGTATTTGCAGTATTATTGATTGCTGTCTTAGTTTATAAATGGAGTCTTAGAAAAGATATCAAAAGCCATCTCATACCAGGCATCAGCATCTTATTGGTTTTACTGATAGCATCTGCAGAATGGCTTGGGTCCGGCGGACGCATAATTGCCAATCTTTTATTGCTCTCTGGAGCGGGTTATATGATGTACAGAGGGATATTAACCGAACGATTAGCGACACTCAACTTAGGCGTCATCTTATTGGCTATCTGGGTTATCTGCCGATTTTTTGAGTCTGATATTTCCTTCGTCTGGCGCGGGATCATTTTTATTGCACTTGGTCTGTTGTGTTTCTTGTTAAACTTTTCATTGATAAGAAAAAAGAAGTCATGA
- a CDS encoding VIT1/CCC1 transporter family protein yields MDTHLHHDFHVESHLKSSQALSDVVIGMSDGLTVPFALAAGLSGAVDTSSIILIAGIAEIAAGSIAMGLGGYLAGKTEQEHYQSERKREYYEIEHLRQREIEETKEFFAHLGLSEELQNRATEEISQNPDRWVDFMMKYELDLEAPDPRRATKSALNIGLAYIAGGIIPLSPYFFIDDSITALKYSVVATLICLFVFGYVKSKITGVNPWLGALKVMSIGALAAAAAFGIAKLFEG; encoded by the coding sequence ATGGATACTCATCTACATCATGACTTTCATGTCGAATCACATCTCAAAAGCTCTCAGGCATTGTCTGATGTAGTAATCGGGATGAGTGATGGTTTGACTGTTCCATTTGCACTGGCAGCGGGGCTTAGTGGAGCGGTAGACACCAGTAGTATCATCCTGATAGCTGGTATAGCAGAGATTGCGGCTGGCTCTATCGCTATGGGGCTGGGTGGCTACCTGGCGGGCAAAACAGAACAAGAACACTACCAAAGTGAACGTAAAAGAGAATATTATGAGATCGAACATCTGCGTCAAAGGGAAATAGAAGAGACTAAAGAGTTTTTTGCTCACCTGGGACTGAGCGAAGAGTTACAAAACAGGGCAACCGAAGAAATATCTCAAAATCCGGATCGATGGGTAGATTTTATGATGAAATATGAGCTCGATCTTGAAGCACCAGACCCAAGAAGAGCTACCAAAAGTGCGTTGAATATAGGACTCGCTTATATCGCCGGGGGCATCATTCCACTCAGCCCTTATTTTTTTATAGACGATTCTATTACAGCTTTAAAATATTCTGTAGTAGCCACCTTGATCTGTTTGTTTGTATTTGGTTATGTCAAGAGCAAGATCACCGGTGTCAATCCGTGGCTTGGAGCTTTAAAAGTCATGTCTATTGGAGCTTTGGCAGCCGCTGCAGCCTTTGGAATCGCAAAATTATTCGAAGGGTAA